The genomic region GGAAAAGGAATACTACCTGCCCCTGAGATAGATGCGGAGTTCGATAACGACGGAAGGAGTAACAGAGGGAGTGTCCGATACACTAATCAACAACATATGCCCTTGCCAAAGTTAGAGTTTCCTTACTTCAGTGGAGATGAACCCGGAGCGTGGATCGAGAATTGTGAACAGTACTTTGAAGTTTATCAAATTCCCCAACACCAATGGGTTGGAATAGCGGGTATGCATCTGAAGGGAAGGGCGAGGTCGTGGAAGCAAAGTTACTTTGTAAACAGGCCTAGAGTCACCTGGGGAGAGTTTATAGAGGCTCTTAACAGAAGGTTTGCCCAAGTCGGCGAGCGGTATCTAGTGAGGGAGTTCAGCAACCTGAAGCAAACAGGTACAGTGGAAAAGTACCAAGATAAATTTGAAGAGCTCAAAACACAGCTTCTGAGTTACAATCCTCAGCTGACCGAGGAATACCTAATAGCATGCTATATTAATGGGCTTAAGGAGGAGCTTATCCCATTTCTGGACATAGCGCATCCCAACACCTTGGAGGAGGCCTATGAACAAGCTACCTTGCATGAAAGAGCACTGTCGGCCATGAGCAGGAAGTGGAGGGGTAACTACAAACCCATAACCCAACAGCCGCAGCTTACCAATACTAAGACCGCGACGGGGGGAACAGGGGTTGTCACCCAACCGAAGGGTTCGGGTAATCAGTACCCTAGCAGTAACAGGCAATTAATCGAACAAAGGAGAGCAGCGGGACTGTGCTTTAAATGTGGAGAGAAGTACCAACCGGGGCACCAGTGTTCCCTTAAGGGCTTGAATCTTATCCAGGGGGAGGATGATCTCTTGGAAATCTATGATGAATCTTGTATTACAGAGGAACGAGAGGACGCAGAGGAAGGGAGGAACACTAAGGAGACAGATGGGGACATTCGAGAATTGGGGGTGTCGGTGCATGCCCTCAGTGGAGGAAAGACGCAGGATACTATCAAGGTGCCAGGTGAATCCAAAGGCAAAACGTTAACAATATTAATAGATACGGGAAGCACTCACAGTTTTATCGATATCCAAACTGCTCGAGAGATTAAGGCGCGACTTGTAGCGGCAGCTCCTCTGGTTGTTACGGTAGCAAATGGCCAGAAGGTACTTAGCAAGTTACAATGCCCCGAGTTCACATGGACCATGCAAGGACAGGAGTTTAAGGCTGATCTGCGAGTCATTAGATTGGAGGGTTCCAGTGTATTGCTGGGAATTGATTGGCTAAGAGTGTATGGGAAGGTTACATTTGATTTCCAACAGAACTCCATAACAGTTACCAAGGATGGGCAAGCACTGGTGCTTAAGGGAATGGGGGAACAGGCTAAGCTACAGCTGATTACTGCGGGCCAGTGGTATCAGGAGTTGCAACTGGGGGAATGCTGTGTACTAAGTCCAATCAGTATTGAAGCCGCATCTGAAGGGGAGCCAGAATTACCTCCCGAGCTTAAGGAGGTCTTGAACCAATATTCTGATGtctttgaggagcccaaggagcTACCCCCACAAAGATCCAGTGATCACAAGATACCCTTGCAACCAGGTGCAACTCCGGTTAACATCCGACCTTACAGACATGCACATGAACAAAAGGGGGAAATTGAAAGACAAATAAAGGAGATGCTAGAAGCTGCCATCATACGGCCAAGTAACAGCCCTTTCGCCTCTCCGGTATTATtagtcaagaaaaaggacggtaCTTAGAGAATGTGTATCGACTACCGCCAATTAAACCGACTGACTATAAAGGACAAGTTCCCGATCCCTATCATAGATGATCTGTTGGACGAGCTGGGAGgatctaagttgttttcaaagtTAGACCTTcggtcgggatatcaccagatTCGTGTCCACGAAAGCGACATACCCAAGACCGCTTTCCGGACCCATcatggacattacgagtttaGAGTGATGCCCTTTGGGTTAACCAACGCCCCGGCCACATTTCAATCGGTCATGAATACGGTCTTTGCTCCCTATCTGAGGAAGTTCGTATTAGTGTTCTTTGATGACATACTGGTATTTAGCAAAAACTGGGATGATCATATTAAGCACCTGGACACCGTACTTGGGGAGTTAAGGAGAAATCGACTGTACGCCAAAAAGAGTAAGTGCACTTTTGGCCAGGGGCAAGTGGAGTACTTAGGCCATATCATTTCTGAGGAAGGGGTGGCTACAGACCCTGCGAAGATCGAGGCCATGACTACTTGGCCCATTCCCAAGTCCATAAAAGAGCTCAGGGGTTTTTTAGGCTTAACAGGATATTACAGGAAGTTTGTGAAGGGGTATGGGACCATTAGTAAGCCGTTAACTGAGTTGCTTAGAAAGGATCAGTACTGCTGGAATGAGGGTGCCCAACAGGCCTTTGAAGCATTAAAACTAGCAATGTCCCGAGCACCTGTACTGGCCCTACCTGATTTCGGTAAGACCTTTGTGCTGGAGGTTGATGCTAGCGGCAGCGGTATAGGTGCTGTGCTGTCACAGGAGGAAAGGCCTATCGCATACTTGAGCAAAGCAATTAAGGGAAAAAACATGGGGCTGTCAACTTACGAAAAAGAGTTTCTAGCAATTCTAATGGCCACCCAAAAGTGGAGACACTATCTCCTAACACAGAGTTTCGTCATTAAGACCGATCATGAGAGCCTTAAGCACCTCCTGGAGCAGAAAATAAACACTCCCATGCAACAAAAAGGGTTATTGAAATTGATGGGCTTTGACTACACCATAATGTAcaggagggggagagagaataCAGCGGCAGATGCACTCTCTAGGAGAGAGTGGAAAGAGGGAACTCTTTCCGCTATTGCTACCGTAATACCTGCATGGGCTTCTGAGATAGAGGCAAGTTACAAGGGGGACCAGAGTTATGAGAAACTCATGGAGGGAGTAATGCTGAAGCCCGAAGAATACAGTCACTACACTTTCCAACAAGGACTTCTAAGGTATAAGGGGAAATTATGTGTCGGAGGCACGGGTGGCTTAAGGAGCAAACTACTCAAACAGTTCCATGATTCGGCTATTGGGGGGCATTCCGGGGTTGAACACACGTACCAAAGGATTAAAAGACATTTCCATTGGAAGGGAATGAAGAAGGCAATAGAGAAGATGGTGCGGCAGTGTGAGGTTTGTGcgcaaaataaagttgataatCAAGCTCCTTCAGGTCTACTTCAACCTTTGCCGATCCCGAACCAGATTTGGGAGGATATTAGCATGGACTTCGTCGAAGCCCTACCCAAATCCGATGGGAAGGATACTATTTTGGTCATAGTCGACAGATTAACAAAGTATGCTCATTTTATACCCTTAAAACATCCCTTTACTGCCACGGAGGTGGCCCAAGTCTTTATTGATGTGATTTACAAGCTTCATGGATGCCCTAAAAGCATTGTTACCGATCGGGACAAGGTATTCACCAGTCAGTTTTGGACAGAGTTATTTAGACTCATGGGCACTCAGTTGAAGATGAGTACCGCTTACCACCCTAAAACGGATGGCCAAACAGAAAGGGTTAACCGATGCCTCGAGACTTACTTGAGATGCATGTGTTTCCAACACCCACACAAGTGGGCCCAGTATTTGCCGCACGCCGAATGGTGGTATAACACCAATTATCACTCCTCTTTGGGTATGACACCCTACATGGCCCTCTATGGAGTGAGCCCTTCCGATCCCCTGGCGGCCACCACTGGTAAGGCTACCTCCGAGGAGATCAGGGTATGGTTAGAGGACCGAAGTGCCTTGACTAGGGAGCTGCGAGATAGGCTACAGGTGGCTCAAAACCGAATGAAGCAACAGGCGGACAAGCACAGGCGCGAGAAAACCTATGACGTAGGGAATTGGGTCTATCTCAAGCTACAGCCCTATCGACAGGTCTCGCTGGCAGCAAGGAAGAGCCCCAAGCTAGCCGCCAGGTACTATGGTCCCTTTGAAGTAGTGGGAAAGGTGGGAAAGGTAGCTTACCGACTGAAGTTA from Ananas comosus cultivar F153 unplaced genomic scaffold, ASM154086v1, whole genome shotgun sequence harbors:
- the LOC109705849 gene encoding uncharacterized protein LOC109705849 produces the protein MAEGTRLRDLSEHLATLEGKLQKLTTDYQGKVRELSSQILEVKEVGQKHYEDLQAEATKRHDMVLRDNTTRHEELLKLLSNHVLPSKMVSRDNEDPNELRFQNHKLVGSSSQGRIRENKGKGILPAPEIDAEFDNDGRSNRGSVRYTNQQHMPLPKLEFPYFSGDEPGAWIENCEQYFEVYQIPQHQWVGIAGMHLKGRARSWKQSYFVNRPRVTWGEFIEALNRRFAQVGERYLVREFSNLKQTGTVEKYQDKFEELKTQLLSYNPQLTEEYLIACYINGLKEELIPFLDIAHPNTLEEAYEQATLHERALSAMSRKWRGNYKPITQQPQLTNTKTATGGTGVVTQPKGSGNQYPSSNRQLIEQRRAAGLCFKCGEKYQPGHQCSLKGLNLIQGEDDLLEIYDESCITEEREDAEEGRNTKETDGDIRELGVSVHALSGGKTQDTIKVPGESKGKTLTILIDTGSTHSFIDIQTAREIKARLVAAAPLVVTVANGQKVLSKLQCPEFTWTMQGQEFKADLRVIRLEGSSVLLGIDWLRVYGKVTFDFQQNSITVTKDGQALVLKGMGEQAKLQLITAGQWYQELQLGECCVLSPISIEAASEGEPELPPELKEVLNQYSDVFEEPKELPPQRSSDHKIPLQPGATPVNIRPYRHAHEQKGEIERQIKEMLEAAIIRPSNSPFASPVLLVKKKDGT